The following are encoded together in the Capsulimonas corticalis genome:
- a CDS encoding PDZ domain-containing protein: MNKSSLFRTSLVAVATVACMTPAFAADFYVSPNGSDDAPGTLVKPFATLARAQKAAHSVAGKKPITINLRAGTYYLPAPLVLTSADSGASGAPVTYQAYKGEQVVVSGGRLLHPSWEPYRNGIMKASVPADCATDQLFVNGRRRILARYPNYDPNQRILGGYSADTISSERAKRWADPTGGVIHAMQAMEWGDLRYWITGKDAGGNVTYEGGWQNNRQIGMHPEQRYVENIFEELDAPDEWFLNTKSHTLYYYPPAGLDLSKAIVETVRLRSLVEMRGDAAHPVRFVRFKGITFRHTAATFQDNKEPLVRSDWTIYRGGALFFSGTENCLVENCNIEQVGGNAVFVNNYNRRLTVRGCDIPDAGSNGVAFVGSPEAVRSPLFEYGQRHALSEIDLAAGPRTNNYPADCLVEDCLICRSGRVEKQTAPVEIDLAARITVRRCSIYDVPRAGINIGDGCWGGHVIEFCDIFDTVKETGDHGSFNSWGRDRYWGLTGVDLNNDADWNAHQNLPFLDAVEPITLRNSRWRCDHGWDIDLDDGSSNYHIYNNLCLNGGIKNREGYGRLVENNIIVNNTLHPHVWFAHSGDIFRRNIVFVDAYRPAGMPSDRPWGAQMDENLVDQPGLIEPHPAQGLAAMSHRDAASIVADARFVNPAGGDFRVSSDSPALALGFKNFPMDQFGVVSPRLKAIARTPEIPAIVGQARGGDAQAPAASSGIAFGARVRNILGLGDRSVYGLPGESGVLILDTPVGSAAQKFGLAPSDVIIAADNHAVHTITDLLKICDLKQGKTLHLTVIRQQRKADVDIAM; encoded by the coding sequence ATGAATAAATCAAGCCTCTTCCGCACAAGTCTCGTCGCCGTCGCGACGGTCGCTTGCATGACGCCGGCGTTCGCCGCGGATTTCTATGTCTCGCCAAACGGCAGCGACGACGCGCCCGGCACGCTGGTAAAGCCCTTCGCCACTCTGGCGCGGGCGCAGAAAGCGGCGCATTCAGTCGCGGGAAAGAAACCCATCACCATCAATCTGAGGGCCGGTACATATTACCTGCCCGCTCCGCTTGTTCTGACAAGCGCGGATTCCGGCGCGAGTGGCGCGCCGGTAACCTACCAGGCGTACAAAGGGGAACAGGTCGTCGTGAGCGGAGGGCGGCTCCTGCATCCCTCTTGGGAGCCGTACCGCAACGGGATCATGAAAGCGTCAGTCCCTGCGGACTGCGCCACGGATCAGCTCTTTGTCAATGGGCGGCGCCGCATACTCGCCCGCTACCCGAACTACGATCCCAATCAGCGCATCCTCGGAGGCTATTCGGCGGACACCATCAGCTCGGAGCGCGCCAAACGGTGGGCCGATCCAACCGGTGGCGTCATTCACGCGATGCAGGCGATGGAATGGGGAGACCTCCGGTACTGGATCACCGGCAAGGACGCGGGCGGCAATGTCACCTACGAAGGCGGGTGGCAGAACAATCGCCAAATTGGGATGCATCCCGAACAGCGCTATGTGGAGAACATCTTCGAGGAGCTGGATGCGCCGGACGAGTGGTTCCTCAATACGAAGTCCCACACTCTGTATTACTATCCGCCGGCTGGGCTCGATCTGAGCAAGGCGATCGTTGAAACGGTCCGGCTGCGATCGCTGGTCGAGATGCGCGGGGATGCCGCGCATCCCGTGCGCTTTGTCCGGTTCAAGGGAATCACCTTCCGCCATACGGCGGCGACATTTCAGGACAACAAGGAGCCTCTGGTGCGGTCGGACTGGACGATCTACCGTGGCGGCGCGCTCTTCTTCTCGGGTACGGAAAACTGCCTTGTCGAGAACTGCAACATCGAGCAGGTCGGCGGCAATGCGGTGTTTGTCAACAACTACAACCGCCGCCTGACGGTCCGTGGGTGCGATATTCCCGACGCCGGCTCCAACGGAGTCGCCTTTGTCGGCTCTCCTGAGGCCGTGCGCAGTCCGTTGTTCGAGTACGGCCAACGTCACGCCCTGTCTGAGATCGACCTCGCCGCCGGTCCCCGCACAAACAACTATCCGGCCGACTGCCTGGTTGAAGATTGCCTGATCTGCCGCTCTGGACGCGTCGAAAAACAGACGGCGCCAGTCGAGATCGATTTGGCTGCGAGAATTACGGTGCGGCGCTGTTCGATCTACGACGTTCCGCGCGCCGGGATCAACATCGGCGACGGGTGCTGGGGCGGGCATGTGATCGAGTTCTGCGACATTTTCGACACCGTCAAAGAAACGGGAGACCACGGCTCGTTCAATTCCTGGGGGCGCGACCGCTACTGGGGACTCACCGGCGTCGATCTGAACAATGACGCCGACTGGAACGCGCATCAGAACCTGCCGTTTCTCGACGCGGTTGAACCGATCACCCTTCGAAACTCGCGTTGGCGATGTGATCACGGCTGGGATATCGATCTTGACGACGGTTCCTCGAACTACCATATCTACAACAACCTGTGCTTGAATGGCGGGATCAAGAACCGCGAGGGCTACGGGCGGCTCGTTGAAAACAACATCATCGTCAACAACACGCTCCACCCGCACGTCTGGTTCGCACATAGCGGGGATATCTTCAGGCGCAACATCGTCTTCGTCGACGCCTACCGGCCGGCGGGAATGCCGTCCGACCGTCCCTGGGGCGCGCAGATGGATGAGAATCTGGTGGATCAGCCCGGCCTTATCGAGCCGCATCCCGCTCAAGGGCTCGCGGCGATGTCCCATCGCGACGCCGCCTCTATCGTCGCGGACGCGCGCTTCGTCAACCCGGCCGGCGGAGACTTTCGGGTCTCAAGCGATTCTCCGGCCCTGGCCCTGGGTTTCAAGAACTTTCCAATGGATCAGTTCGGCGTCGTCAGTCCGCGCCTCAAGGCGATCGCCCGGACGCCGGAAATACCGGCGATCGTCGGGCAAGCGAGGGGCGGCGATGCCCAGGCGCCCGCAGCCAGCTCGGGCATTGCATTTGGCGCGCGCGTGCGCAATATCTTGGGCCTGGGAGATCGCTCCGTCTATGGCTTACCCGGCGAAAGCGGCGTGCTGATATTGGACACGCCAGTGGGCAGCGCCGCGCAGAAGTTCGGCCTGGCTCCAAGCGATGTGATCATCGCCGCCGACAATCATGCCGTGCATACGATCACGGATCTGCTTAAGATCTGCGATCTTAAGCAGGGCAAGACGCTGCATTTGACTGTTATCCGCCAGCAGAGGAAAGCCGATGTGGATATTGCCATGTGA